A single region of the Thermodesulfobacteriota bacterium genome encodes:
- a CDS encoding PaeR7I family type II restriction endonuclease — protein MDNQTARAVAHYWKTRATQRQKQETGGKADQGLRSAVTGGAQMDGFIDLFTTLITQAGIPLRYVFQKKTVELPGFFRPTKEWDLLVIRDQTLIAAIEAKSQVGPSFGNNFNNRTEEAMGSALDLWTAFREKAYLDSPQPFLGYFFMLEDCEASNRPVGIKEPHFKVFPEFVDASYMRRYELFCRKLVLERHYTASAFITSSIQDGLKGMFKTPADDLSVDRFAKILVAHVATFL, from the coding sequence ATGGACAATCAAACTGCAAGAGCGGTAGCCCACTACTGGAAAACAAGGGCGACTCAAAGGCAAAAACAGGAGACGGGGGGAAAGGCCGATCAGGGTCTCCGAAGTGCCGTCACCGGCGGTGCCCAGATGGACGGGTTTATTGACCTTTTCACCACACTCATCACACAAGCCGGAATCCCCCTCCGCTATGTATTTCAAAAGAAGACTGTTGAACTTCCCGGTTTTTTCCGCCCAACCAAAGAATGGGACCTGCTAGTCATCCGTGATCAAACATTGATTGCCGCCATTGAAGCTAAATCCCAAGTCGGGCCGTCTTTTGGCAACAACTTTAACAACAGAACGGAAGAAGCAATGGGTAGCGCCCTTGACCTTTGGACGGCTTTCCGCGAGAAAGCATATCTTGATAGTCCACAGCCATTTCTCGGCTACTTTTTCATGCTTGAAGATTGTGAGGCATCCAACCGCCCTGTCGGTATCAAAGAACCTCATTTCAAGGTATTTCCGGAGTTTGTTGACGCATCGTACATGCGACGGTACGAGTTATTCTGTAGGAAACTTGTTTTGGAACGTCACTACACAGCCTCTGCCTTCATTACTTCATCCATTCAAGACGGTCTCAAAGGTATGTTTAAGACGCCTGCGGATGACTTGTCGGTCGACCGTTTTGCAAAAATTCTTGTTGCCCATGTGGCGACTTTCCTGTGA
- a CDS encoding site-specific DNA-methyltransferase: MQPTFHRLINGDARDLSFLEDESVHLVVTSPPYWNLKRYNENPDQLGHVQNYEAFLTELEKVWRHIFRVLVPGGRLVCVVGDVCVSRRNFGRHLVFPLHADICVICRRIGFDNLNPIVWHKIANASYEVQNGSKFLGKPYEPNAIIKNDMEFILMQRKPGGYRKPTESQREASKISKKEFDRWFQQIWNITGVSTKQHPAPFPLELATRLVRMFSFSGDTVLDPFSGSGTTMVAALKTDRNSIGIEIDPEYCRMAARYLKAETADFFSNAKLLFEKVTVEKTCMVREDQTLYEVKPTKKKLA, encoded by the coding sequence ATGCAGCCCACATTTCACAGACTGATTAATGGTGACGCAAGGGACTTGTCTTTCTTAGAAGATGAGTCGGTGCATCTTGTTGTCACATCTCCTCCTTATTGGAACCTCAAGCGTTATAATGAGAACCCTGATCAACTTGGCCATGTTCAAAACTACGAAGCATTTCTCACAGAATTGGAAAAAGTATGGCGCCACATATTCCGTGTTCTCGTTCCGGGTGGTCGTTTGGTTTGTGTTGTCGGGGATGTCTGTGTGTCACGCCGCAATTTCGGGCGGCACCTTGTCTTTCCGCTTCATGCCGACATCTGCGTGATTTGCCGGCGTATTGGTTTTGATAACCTTAATCCCATTGTGTGGCACAAGATTGCCAATGCTTCATACGAAGTTCAAAACGGATCTAAGTTCCTTGGTAAACCTTACGAACCGAATGCAATCATCAAGAATGATATGGAATTTATTCTTATGCAGAGGAAGCCCGGCGGATATCGAAAGCCTACGGAGTCACAACGCGAAGCCAGCAAAATAAGCAAAAAGGAGTTTGATCGCTGGTTCCAGCAAATCTGGAATATCACAGGAGTTTCTACCAAGCAACATCCTGCACCATTTCCTCTAGAACTGGCTACACGCTTGGTACGGATGTTTTCCTTCTCCGGAGATACGGTACTAGATCCATTCTCCGGTTCAGGTACAACGATGGTTGCGGCCCTGAAAACAGACCGCAACAGTATCGGCATTGAAATTGATCCTGAATATTGTAGGATGGCAGCTAGATATCTGAAAGCAGAAACCGCTGATTTCTTTTCAAACGCCAAGCTCCTTTTCGAAAAGGTCACTGTTGAGAAAACTTGCATGGTCAGGGAAGATCAAACACTGTATGAAGTAAAACCCACGAAGAAGAAACTGGCATAG
- a CDS encoding MAE_28990/MAE_18760 family HEPN-like nuclease → MGSMSTLFEAIGENLDQRRLEFTNIRRVVLKFVGGPLEPAAARMAIPMIYAVWEGFVKEVCQLYLEYVEQSVSNASYLQPAILGHMWTPELRPLTGGLNFSKKKSVAEMALAAASTPVEFRDTEREVNTKSNLNYAVLEDIADHLCLNISTIVGWRASLNALVNLRNNIAHGARPRGLSYIEIDDYARSTLSLMEAFETVLLTAARNRTFCTV, encoded by the coding sequence ATGGGATCCATGTCCACCCTGTTCGAGGCGATTGGGGAAAACCTTGATCAGCGACGCCTTGAATTCACAAATATCCGTCGAGTCGTTCTGAAGTTTGTGGGAGGTCCCCTCGAACCTGCCGCAGCGCGCATGGCTATACCGATGATCTATGCAGTATGGGAAGGATTTGTCAAAGAGGTGTGCCAGCTTTACTTGGAATACGTAGAACAGAGTGTTTCCAATGCGTCCTATCTTCAGCCTGCCATACTGGGACACATGTGGACGCCGGAACTGCGCCCATTAACTGGGGGGCTGAATTTCTCCAAAAAGAAGTCCGTTGCCGAGATGGCTTTGGCAGCGGCAAGTACCCCAGTTGAATTTCGTGATACGGAAAGAGAGGTCAACACCAAGTCAAATCTCAACTATGCTGTACTCGAAGATATCGCGGATCATCTATGCTTAAATATCTCGACCATAGTAGGATGGCGGGCTTCTTTGAACGCCCTGGTAAACCTAAGGAACAATATCGCCCATGGGGCGAGACCAAGAGGGCTTTCATACATAGAGATCGACGATTATGCCCGCAGCACCCTGTCTCTGATGGAAGCATTTGAGACGGTCCTATTAACGGCCGCGAGAAACAGGACGTTTTGCACGGTGTGA
- a CDS encoding pitrilysin family protein, with protein MSKKTVSSGSAFARRIVLPNGTVVLLKEVKALPLVYMHLVIEAGSLLDPGGREGLAALTAEGLLTGTRRRTAARISEEIEFTGGALAVQPRKDYTSITLNVLKKALPTGLEILSDVLTQPAFRPKEIAKKKEEFKARIHKEEEDPGTLANKTFLAELFNKRLYGQPLLGTEKSISGLTKNDLMSFYQERLSHSRVICAVVGQITEREFMPLWERYLGPWPETGIETPINIPSDSKGGSGRIKKIDRDLTQANIVLGHRGIPRSHPDYYAVFVMNYILGGGGFRSRLMDNIREEKGLAYSIYSAFVSGRHAGYFQAVVETRNATAGVAIDEILKEMEQIRVNGVSDEELNEARLYLTGSFPLKMDTNAKIAGLLTDMEFYNLGLDYPARYPAIINAVSKDQVADAARKYLYPENYTLVIVGRQKEIKWPQ; from the coding sequence ATGTCTAAAAAAACGGTGTCCTCCGGAAGCGCGTTTGCCAGGCGTATTGTCCTGCCGAATGGGACGGTCGTCCTGCTCAAAGAGGTAAAGGCCCTGCCATTAGTATATATGCATCTGGTCATTGAGGCCGGTTCCCTGCTTGATCCGGGGGGCCGGGAAGGACTGGCGGCCCTTACCGCTGAGGGACTTTTAACCGGCACCCGCCGGCGCACGGCTGCCCGGATCAGTGAAGAGATAGAGTTTACGGGAGGGGCGCTGGCAGTCCAGCCTAGAAAAGATTATACCTCTATTACCCTGAATGTCTTGAAGAAGGCCCTGCCTACCGGTCTGGAGATTCTGTCCGATGTCCTTACCCAGCCGGCCTTCCGGCCAAAAGAGATCGCCAAAAAGAAGGAAGAATTCAAGGCGCGCATCCATAAGGAAGAGGAAGATCCGGGTACGCTTGCCAACAAGACCTTTCTGGCGGAGCTATTTAATAAGCGTCTTTATGGACAGCCGCTGCTGGGAACAGAGAAATCCATATCCGGTCTGACCAAAAATGACCTGATGAGTTTCTACCAGGAGCGATTATCCCATTCCCGGGTCATCTGTGCTGTGGTCGGCCAGATTACAGAAAGAGAGTTTATGCCCTTATGGGAAAGATATCTGGGGCCCTGGCCGGAGACCGGCATCGAGACTCCGATTAATATCCCCTCAGATAGCAAAGGGGGAAGCGGCCGGATAAAAAAGATCGACCGTGATCTTACCCAGGCCAATATTGTCCTTGGCCACAGAGGCATCCCGCGCAGCCACCCGGACTATTACGCCGTCTTTGTCATGAACTACATCCTGGGGGGCGGCGGATTCCGTTCTCGCCTGATGGACAATATCCGGGAAGAAAAGGGGCTGGCCTACAGCATCTATAGCGCCTTTGTTTCAGGCAGGCACGCCGGTTATTTCCAGGCCGTAGTGGAGACCAGGAATGCGACGGCCGGCGTGGCTATAGATGAAATTCTCAAGGAAATGGAACAAATCAGGGTAAATGGTGTATCTGATGAAGAACTGAACGAGGCCAGGTTGTATCTTACCGGCAGCTTTCCCTTAAAGATGGACACAAATGCCAAGATCGCCGGGCTCTTGACCGATATGGAGTTCTACAACCTGGGTCTCGATTACCCGGCGCGTTATCCGGCGATTATAAATGCAGTAAGCAAAGATCAGGTGGCGGATGCTGCCAGGAAGTATCTCTACCCTGAGAATTATACCCTGGTCATTGTAGGCAGGCAAAAAGAGATAAAATGGCCGCAATAA
- a CDS encoding ammonium transporter: MVNSVDTMFVLLSAALVMFMTPGLAFFYGGMVRGKNVLGTIMQSFVILALISVEWVLWGYSMAFGPDMGGVIGGLDWFGLNGVGLSSFAGYSETLPHLAFMIFQGMFAVITPALITGAFAERMKFSAFLLFTILWVTLVYNPICHWVWGIGGWIRNLGALDFAGGTVVHISSGASALAAALLIGKRKGYGTEPMHPHNLPMTIMGAALLWFGWFGFNAGSALGCGPLAVNAFVTTHAAAASAALTWTIVEWIYRGKPTTLGTASGAVAGLVGITPACGFVGLPAALIIGMVAGVLCYFAIVIKTKLGYDDSLDVVGIHGVGGAWGALATGLFADKAINAAGANGLFFGNPGQLGIQALSVIVTIGYAFIMSLIILKALDWIMGLRVSPEDEVSGLDLTQHNETAYNL; this comes from the coding sequence ATGGTTAACTCTGTAGATACTATGTTTGTTTTGCTTTCGGCAGCCCTGGTCATGTTTATGACCCCAGGGCTGGCGTTCTTCTACGGGGGCATGGTCCGGGGCAAGAATGTCCTGGGGACTATTATGCAAAGTTTCGTGATACTTGCGCTGATCAGCGTAGAATGGGTACTCTGGGGGTATAGCATGGCCTTCGGCCCGGATATGGGAGGGGTGATCGGAGGCCTGGATTGGTTCGGGTTGAACGGCGTGGGTTTGTCATCTTTTGCCGGGTATTCTGAAACGCTACCGCATCTTGCATTCATGATATTTCAGGGGATGTTCGCAGTAATAACCCCGGCCCTGATTACCGGCGCATTTGCGGAACGCATGAAGTTCAGCGCATTTTTGCTTTTCACCATATTATGGGTGACCCTGGTCTATAACCCCATCTGCCACTGGGTCTGGGGAATAGGCGGGTGGATACGAAACCTCGGGGCCCTGGACTTTGCGGGCGGAACGGTCGTTCACATCAGTTCCGGCGCTTCTGCCCTGGCCGCGGCCTTGCTCATTGGGAAAAGAAAAGGCTATGGCACGGAACCCATGCATCCCCATAACCTGCCCATGACCATCATGGGCGCCGCCTTATTGTGGTTCGGATGGTTTGGTTTCAATGCCGGGAGCGCCCTTGGCTGCGGCCCGCTGGCCGTCAATGCCTTTGTTACCACACACGCAGCAGCAGCCTCAGCGGCCTTGACCTGGACAATCGTGGAATGGATATACCGCGGTAAGCCCACTACCCTGGGAACGGCGAGCGGGGCCGTGGCCGGCCTGGTAGGCATCACCCCGGCCTGCGGTTTTGTCGGCCTGCCGGCGGCCCTTATTATCGGAATGGTAGCCGGAGTTCTCTGTTACTTTGCCATCGTCATAAAAACTAAATTAGGCTACGATGACAGCCTGGATGTGGTAGGCATCCACGGTGTGGGAGGCGCATGGGGGGCCCTGGCTACCGGACTTTTTGCGGACAAGGCCATCAATGCGGCCGGCGCGAACGGCCTTTTCTTCGGCAATCCAGGCCAACTGGGCATCCAGGCCCTCTCGGTTATTGTAACCATCGGCTATGCCTTTATCATGTCCCTTATCATATTGAAGGCGCTGGATTGGATAATGGGCCTGCGGGTCAGCCCTGAAGACGAAGTGAGCGGGCTTGACCTCACCCAGCATAACGAAACAGCGTACAACTTATAA
- the glnD gene encoding [protein-PII] uridylyltransferase: protein MEKSLKEHIRHLKDQREAVRNSQDPQLPGREAVRELSVITDVFLVSVFYQAERKWQKTHTGSLRSITLVPVGGYGRNELALYSDIDLMILCTGGAGPVVEFVSEEIFYPLWDAGLEIGHSVRTVTDCIDIAGENFHTQTSFLDARCLAGNRELFGKFKKRFHERIIEGQRKKFLENILIENQKRYQRYGEAAFLLEPNIKEGKGGLRDYHSILWTAKALFNLSTLEEMVNAALLSQNDRTSLEQSLDFLWRIRNRLHILSGRKNDQLCFEYQEDMAGALEFAARADFLEVEGLMREFYLHASTIEYISSLFFDRILHALKIKPHAKTVDLPDRILEKDVSIYKEEIRIDRPEALVKKPYLLLKIFEYAARYGAEIHPRTGQFIRDNLCLVNDSFRSSRQTSRSMLNLMKLGSSAFKQLEVMLQTGLLALYIPEFENIRCQVQHDAYHIYTVDKHSLLTFLELSLMREEDKYPFAEIDRPEYLFLTALLHDIGKGIGHNHAEKGADLIPKIAGRMGLEEDVMRDMVFVVRHHLLLVEIATRRDMEDEKIIVECAQKIQDIKRLNMLYLLTIADSKATGSLAWTAWKAALVDELYLKIKHILQRGELATPQTTARIRKVLAQVKDGLTPELKNPAVSKHIENMPGDYLLTVTPHKILRHLQLAQELSDKKFALFIEARNSFRELTVLAEDKPGLFAQISGVLALNDLDVLGTQIFTWGDGIAVDIFQVRELIEEPADETHMLHDDTKDNENNPTLPPFVKGGLGGISGEIRWKKVAEDLGKTLSGRLSFDYRLAEKTTPLSLQAKKRGRSSKVVIDNEGSDFYTVIEVYTNDRPGLLYSLARTLFDMGLDIRSAKISTKVDQVVDVFYVRDLYGQKIYHPEQCEEVKKALLFKLEGHKKTG from the coding sequence ATGGAAAAGTCACTTAAGGAGCATATCCGGCATCTTAAAGACCAGCGTGAGGCCGTAAGGAATTCGCAAGACCCACAGCTCCCAGGCAGGGAAGCGGTTCGTGAACTATCGGTAATAACGGATGTCTTCCTGGTCTCTGTATTCTATCAGGCAGAGAGAAAATGGCAAAAAACCCATACGGGAAGCCTTCGTTCCATAACCCTTGTCCCTGTCGGCGGCTATGGAAGAAACGAACTGGCGCTCTACTCTGATATCGATTTAATGATTCTCTGCACCGGGGGGGCAGGTCCGGTGGTAGAATTCGTATCCGAAGAAATATTTTATCCCCTTTGGGATGCCGGCCTGGAGATCGGACACAGCGTCAGGACCGTAACGGACTGCATCGACATCGCGGGGGAAAACTTTCACACCCAGACATCTTTTCTGGACGCACGGTGCCTGGCCGGGAACAGAGAGCTTTTTGGAAAATTCAAAAAGAGATTCCATGAAAGGATTATCGAAGGACAAAGGAAAAAATTTTTAGAAAATATCCTGATAGAAAATCAGAAACGATATCAGAGATACGGCGAGGCGGCCTTCCTCCTGGAGCCGAATATCAAGGAGGGAAAGGGCGGCCTGAGAGATTACCATAGCATCCTGTGGACGGCTAAGGCCCTCTTTAATCTGTCCACCTTGGAGGAAATGGTCAATGCCGCCCTTCTCTCTCAGAATGACCGGACTTCCCTGGAGCAGTCCCTCGATTTCCTTTGGCGGATAAGAAACCGGCTTCATATCCTCAGTGGCAGAAAAAACGATCAACTTTGTTTTGAATATCAGGAAGACATGGCCGGCGCACTCGAATTTGCCGCAAGGGCAGATTTTCTCGAGGTAGAAGGACTTATGCGGGAATTCTACCTACACGCCTCTACCATCGAATATATTTCCTCTTTGTTTTTTGACCGTATCCTGCACGCCTTAAAGATCAAGCCTCACGCCAAAACCGTGGACTTACCCGATCGTATCCTGGAAAAAGATGTATCTATTTACAAGGAAGAAATAAGGATAGACAGGCCCGAGGCCTTAGTCAAAAAGCCCTATCTGCTGTTAAAGATCTTTGAATACGCAGCGAGATACGGCGCAGAAATCCACCCGCGGACCGGCCAATTCATAAGAGATAACCTATGCCTGGTCAACGACTCATTCCGTTCTTCCCGCCAGACCAGCCGGTCTATGCTCAACCTTATGAAGCTGGGTTCGTCCGCCTTCAAACAACTGGAGGTTATGCTCCAAACCGGCCTCCTGGCCCTATATATACCTGAATTTGAGAATATCCGCTGCCAGGTTCAACACGATGCCTATCACATTTACACGGTGGATAAGCACTCCCTGTTGACCTTTCTGGAATTAAGCCTCATGCGTGAAGAAGACAAATACCCCTTTGCTGAGATAGACAGACCTGAGTACCTCTTTCTAACCGCGCTGCTACATGATATCGGCAAGGGTATAGGCCATAACCATGCCGAAAAAGGGGCGGATTTGATCCCGAAAATCGCCGGAAGAATGGGTCTGGAGGAGGATGTTATGCGTGATATGGTTTTTGTCGTCCGCCATCACCTTCTTCTCGTTGAGATAGCCACGCGCCGGGATATGGAAGATGAAAAGATCATCGTGGAATGCGCCCAAAAGATTCAGGATATAAAAAGGCTTAATATGCTTTATCTTCTGACCATAGCCGATTCCAAAGCGACCGGGTCCCTGGCCTGGACAGCCTGGAAAGCGGCTCTGGTGGACGAACTTTACCTCAAAATCAAACACATCCTGCAACGAGGCGAATTAGCCACTCCACAGACCACAGCAAGGATACGAAAAGTCCTGGCCCAGGTCAAAGACGGTTTAACGCCGGAGCTAAAGAATCCTGCCGTGTCGAAGCACATAGAGAACATGCCGGGAGATTATCTCCTTACTGTAACACCGCACAAGATTCTAAGGCATCTTCAATTAGCCCAAGAGCTTAGCGATAAGAAATTTGCCCTGTTTATAGAAGCGAGAAATAGTTTTCGGGAGCTGACTGTCCTGGCCGAAGATAAGCCTGGACTCTTTGCGCAGATCTCAGGGGTGTTGGCCTTAAACGACCTCGATGTCCTTGGGACACAGATTTTTACCTGGGGCGATGGAATAGCGGTAGATATCTTTCAGGTTAGAGAACTTATCGAAGAGCCCGCCGACGAAACACACATGTTGCATGACGACACAAAGGACAATGAAAATAATCCCACCTTACCCCCCTTTGTTAAAGGGGGGCTGGGGGGGATTTCAGGTGAAATAAGATGGAAAAAGGTTGCAGAAGACCTGGGAAAGACCTTAAGCGGGAGGCTTTCATTTGACTATCGACTGGCCGAAAAGACGACGCCATTATCACTTCAGGCTAAAAAACGCGGACGTTCATCAAAAGTAGTGATCGACAATGAAGGCTCGGACTTCTACACGGTTATTGAAGTCTATACAAACGACCGCCCCGGGCTCCTCTACTCCCTTGCCCGGACGCTATTTGATATGGGGCTGGACATCAGATCGGCCAAGATATCTACCAAGGTGGACCAGGTGGTGGATGTATTTTATGTTCGGGATTTATATGGACAAAAGATATATCATCCGGAACAATGTGAAGAGGTCAAAAAGGCCCTGCTTTTTAAATTGGAAGGGCATAAAAAGACAGGCTGA
- a CDS encoding P-II family nitrogen regulator, which translates to MKKIEAIIKPFKIDEVKDALSQIGIKGMTITEVKGFGRQKGHKEVYRGAEYVVDFVPKIKIEVVIDDVMVERVVETIIKSAKTGKIGDGKIFVYSIDEVIRIRTGEKGNDAV; encoded by the coding sequence GTGAAAAAGATAGAAGCGATTATTAAGCCATTTAAGATTGACGAGGTAAAGGATGCCCTAAGCCAAATCGGAATAAAGGGCATGACCATTACCGAAGTAAAGGGTTTTGGACGTCAAAAGGGCCACAAGGAGGTCTATCGCGGGGCTGAATACGTGGTGGACTTTGTGCCCAAGATCAAGATTGAGGTGGTCATTGATGATGTGATGGTCGAGCGGGTGGTGGAAACTATTATAAAGAGCGCCAAGACTGGAAAAATCGGCGACGGCAAGATATTTGTCTATTCCATAGATGAGGTGATTCGGATCAGGACAGGAGAAAAGGGCAACGATGCTGTCTGA
- a CDS encoding DUF262 domain-containing protein, with translation MKISERTRKQINAEIAAARNDIRTDKLDVSYGELANLYENTELVIRPEYQRLFRWTPTQKSRFIESILLGFPTPAIFVAEDDKGVWELVDGLQRVSSVLEFMGVLKDAKDVTGTKLLSGSVLVRAGHKPRLPSIEGVSFSDLSLQARLSIKRAGCRVEVIKVGSHPKMKYDVFERLNTGGSSLEPQEVRNCIFRATAPDFVEWIEKLAAFPPFREYLGMSELQANTMFDRGLILRYFTLRNAYKEFEHDVEPFITDFVRQVLENERGFDRNGEDASFKETFKRISEALGEDAWRHYRDGRHKGPLSVYVFETISVGISRNLSVVSALSSSQLKRRIVEFKQRPEFVNNTGAGANIRSKLHSRIDFAISFFSKA, from the coding sequence ATGAAAATTAGTGAACGAACCCGAAAACAGATTAACGCAGAGATCGCAGCGGCACGGAACGATATTCGCACCGACAAACTGGATGTAAGTTACGGAGAACTCGCCAATCTCTATGAGAACACAGAATTGGTGATTAGACCAGAGTACCAGAGGTTGTTCCGTTGGACGCCTACACAGAAAAGTAGATTCATCGAATCAATTTTGCTTGGATTTCCTACCCCTGCGATCTTCGTCGCCGAAGACGACAAAGGAGTTTGGGAACTGGTAGACGGGCTGCAGCGCGTTTCAAGCGTTCTAGAGTTCATGGGCGTCCTCAAAGATGCAAAAGACGTTACGGGAACCAAACTCCTGTCAGGATCTGTCCTCGTGCGTGCGGGACACAAACCTCGCTTACCCTCCATAGAGGGCGTATCCTTCTCCGATCTCAGCCTGCAGGCCAGGCTTTCTATCAAACGCGCAGGTTGCAGAGTTGAGGTTATCAAAGTTGGTAGTCATCCAAAGATGAAATACGACGTTTTTGAACGGCTCAACACCGGCGGCTCATCGCTCGAACCGCAAGAGGTAAGAAACTGCATTTTTAGAGCGACTGCCCCAGATTTCGTCGAGTGGATTGAGAAACTCGCCGCATTTCCTCCATTTCGGGAATACCTCGGGATGTCGGAACTTCAAGCCAACACCATGTTCGACCGAGGCTTAATACTACGATACTTTACCCTGCGGAACGCATACAAGGAGTTCGAACACGACGTAGAGCCCTTCATAACGGACTTTGTGCGCCAGGTTCTTGAAAACGAGAGGGGTTTCGACCGGAACGGCGAAGATGCTTCTTTCAAGGAGACATTCAAGAGAATTTCGGAAGCCCTGGGGGAAGACGCCTGGCGACACTACCGCGACGGGCGACACAAAGGCCCTTTATCTGTCTACGTCTTTGAAACTATTTCCGTTGGAATATCCCGAAATCTGTCGGTAGTCAGTGCTCTTTCATCGAGCCAACTCAAACGCCGCATTGTGGAATTCAAGCAACGGCCGGAATTTGTAAACAACACTGGGGCGGGTGCAAACATAAGGTCAAAATTACATAGCAGGATAGATTTCGCAATTTCTTTTTTTTCTAAGGCATAG
- a CDS encoding PIN domain-containing protein — MRDSLFFDTNILVYAFDKTDQKKYEIASRLVTESFQKGNGVISAQVLKEFFVTVTRKVPEKMSVDDAEQTIRDFSVWKVVDTTVPLILKAIGFHKQFDFSFWDATIVAACHLAGSSALLSEDLSHGMLIENIRIINPFRADQP, encoded by the coding sequence ATGCGCGATAGCCTCTTTTTCGATACCAATATTTTAGTTTATGCCTTTGACAAGACTGACCAGAAAAAATATGAAATTGCTTCCCGTTTGGTAACGGAATCCTTCCAAAAGGGAAACGGAGTTATCAGTGCCCAGGTCTTGAAAGAATTCTTTGTCACGGTTACTCGCAAGGTTCCTGAAAAAATGAGTGTAGATGACGCGGAACAGACCATACGCGACTTTTCTGTTTGGAAAGTGGTTGACACTACCGTTCCCTTGATCTTAAAAGCGATTGGATTCCATAAACAGTTTGATTTTTCTTTTTGGGATGCCACGATTGTGGCTGCCTGCCACCTTGCAGGTTCTTCTGCTCTTCTATCAGAGGATCTGTCCCATGGTATGTTGATTGAGAATATCCGGATTATAAATCCATTCCGTGCAGACCAGCCCTAA